In one Magallana gigas chromosome 9, xbMagGiga1.1, whole genome shotgun sequence genomic region, the following are encoded:
- the LOC105324149 gene encoding uncharacterized protein, with amino-acid sequence MDCCGEIAKKTMRNRTHICCKSSGVHERYQENEEVDCCADGVYKRHTGQCTQKDVKTACGNNSEISQPRKDSTKSSRSRIFLPLNPQCRNEVVTLFTERFGKNGKKIKKAIGRLGKALGGKSNQKKPLIIIYL; translated from the exons ATGGACTGCTGTGGGG AAATTGCCAAAAAGACTATGCGTAACAGAACACATATTTGCTGCAAAAGTTCAGGTGTTCACGAAAGATATCAAGAGAATGAGGAAGTTGACTGTTGTGCAG ACGGAGTTTACAAACGGCATACAGGACAATGTACACAAAAGGACGTGAAAACAGCATGTGGAAATA ATTCGGAGATATCCCAACCACGAAAAGACAGTACCAAATCGTCCAGAAGCAGAATCTTTTTGCCATTGAACCCGCAATGCCGTAATGAGGTTGTTACACTTTTTACTGAAAG ATTCGGCAAAAACGGTAAAAAGATCAAGAAAGCCATCGGTCGCCTTGGAAAAGCATTAGGAGGGAAATCAAACCAGAAAAAGCCATTGATAattatttacctgtaa